From the genome of Ziziphus jujuba cultivar Dongzao chromosome 4, ASM3175591v1:
taattaaaatttaattattttaatcatatataataataaaaataaatatggatgattatttctttttttaatggtaaAACAATTCATTACAAGACACGACAAAAAACCTCCAACAGAAGAGGATTACAAAGCCAGGCCGATACTAAGCATTTCAAAGGCCATAATATCCCAAATATCGCTTGGGAAGGAGTCAAAACAGCAAGTGTTTAAATCAAAAACTACGTCTGCATATAAAGCTTACTTAGCAATACAGTTTGCCAATATATTAGCGTCTTTAGAATTCCAAAGCATATTCCAATTGTTCTCTGCAAACAAGGATGGGAGGTGAAAGGGCACGTATCTGGTATCCCAGCCTGTTGGGTCTTTTGAACTTGCAATTCCTTCAGCCACCGTGATCAAGTCTGAAGACCATGTGAGCCTTTACCACTTATGTTCAGCTGTCTCGGTTGCCGTTAACGATGAGCAACCAATTAAATCCGTTCATACCGACTAATTCAATTCATTTTTAACAGTTtggattaaatttttatattaattgcaTTAAGTTAGGTTCAATTTAAATTAGCtattggattggaaatataaatttaatccaacttatatcatatattatataattaaaaaattatatattttctatttttttcatttttatatattaatttttaatatataatttttttcattttgatatatttttatatatctacatatattgtatccaattgttgcttatatatataaaaatatttaaatataatttattgctaattttataatCTTAATATTTGTAGAACTTacaaaatcaactaaaattagtgaatttATCAAAGTTAATTTTGACTtatgatttatcaaaattttaaggtaaaaaaaaaaaatccattgacTTTTGAGTATTTAAATCTtgatgaatgtattattttacattatttgttttagcaattttaatttgattttgtaggagtgagatgatgactaTTAATACTTGTTACCTGatgaagtgcatgatgtgtatcagttgcgaccttttttttattttctattgaagagtgttttttttttaattattttaacattGATAAGTGTTGCAAGATATTATAGATTACATACTTATATAttgcaatattatattttattctatgttgGATTACtcttgtattttatgtttggataattataatttattatttatattttatgcttgaaaaacttttaatttgtattatatttatagactagtaagtttcaaaccatttaaccaatcaaaatcaaaccgatcataaatgattTGGTTTGAATTGGATTGAATTCTATATTAGATAAACTGAAAAATATGGATTAGGTTGTATTTTGGTACAAAACTGAACCTACCCTATCTATGCCCACTCCTAATCTCCACCCACCTCACGGCTTCCAATTGGCTTCCAACAGGGAATTATAGCTGATTAATTTTGAAGCTAGAAAGAGTGGCATTCCTTTCCAATCCCTGACAACGAAGGCAAGACCAACCTGATCATTATGAAAAGCAGCATCCGTATTGATCTTCCACCATCCTTATGGGAAAGCTTTCAGAAATCTTTAGATTTTTTAGGAGAGTCCTTAAGATAATCAACTGCTGTCAAAAATTACTCAACCATGTGATTAAAGCAAAAAGCTTCATTAGGAACGGATCTAGAACTAGCAAATAGCTTTTCATTTCTGCAGCTCCACACAAAATACATTAAGGAAGagataaaaattgttatttctcTACTCTCCATGTTTTGAATGCAAGCCTCTAGCTTGTGTCCACAAGTTCCTCGATACTCAAAACCACCCAGCAATCCAGTTTACAACCCTACTTGCTAGCAAATGCAAGTCTTCTCATATTATGGTATTCCTTGAAAATATGGAAGGTTGTTTCCTCTACTGAGTCACACATCACACAAGTATGGTCACCTTTCCTGACTTCGTTGGATACCAAAACATTTGTGGGAATGACATTAGAGAGGATTCTTCAAAGGAAAACTTTTAAGTATTCATGGATTTTAAGCCTCCAGAGCTTCTTCCAAATTCCATTGTTATGAATTGACGAAATGTTCCAAAAAAGTAAATCATAGCAACTTTTAACTAAGAATATTTATGTCTTATTCCCCAACCACATAAGTTTGTCCTTGCACTAGATGTGAGGCCATTCCATATTCAAAATAGCATCCGTCGACTCTGCAGTGCACAAGCAATGGAGCAAGCTCTCATTCCAAACTTGGTTGTTAAAATCCCAAACTTCGAATACCCTTCTCCAAACTGATGTGTCAATCTCCTCCTTCACCATAGGGCAACTATTAGGAAATCCAGGGAGCCAGGGGTCAATCCATAGGTCTATAGATGAGCCATCTCCAATTCAAAAGCAAGATCCTTCACGCAAGAGTTTTTTGGACTTCAAATTCCTTTCCAGGCCCATGATTCCCCTTTCTTCAATTTATAACTAAAAAAGGTTTCTTTTTGTAAGTATCTCGCTTTTAGCAACTTCATTCCCAAGCAATCTTCTCTATTACCCAATTTCTACCTTAGGTTGGCTAACATTGCCATATTCATGTCCTTAAACTTTCGGAATCCAAGTCCACCCAATTCTTTGGGTTTGCATAATTCTTTCCAGGCCTCCAAAGCCATATAACCTAAAACTTTTGGCTTGGTCTCCCACCAAAATCTGTAGATAAGAGCACCTAAATCTTTGCAATTCCTTAAAGATAGGTGGAATGTGACCATTGTGTATGTTAGCATAGCTTGAATAACATATTTAGTCAAATTAGCTTTGCGTGATTTGGATAGAAGGTGTTTGTTCCACCCTTCCAGCCTTTTTTCAATTCTttcttttaaattgaaaaactcCTGTGTTTTATTTCTTCAGCAAATAAAGGAGTTCCTAGGTAGACTGCTTTTGATGCCATGTCTGTAAAACGTAGAATATCCTCAATAGCCTTTCTATCCTTTCAGGtgttatatttggaaaaaaaaaatattaaacttttCTACATTAGCATGTTCTCTCGACCAGCTGCAGTAATTGTTAAAGCATTCATTGACTACAATAGCTTCATGAGGGTCGAGACGACACATAATGAGAAGGTCATCTGCATACCTTAGGTGGGAATCTGCTAGGGCATTCCGAGTAACTTTGATTTCGTGTAGCTTTCCTTGTTCTTTTTTAATCTTGATAGAAACTCAGAACAAAGAATAAAAAGGCGAAAGGAGAGTGGGTCACCTTCACAGAGGCCTCTTTCCGGATTGAAGGATTCATAGATACTTCCATTCAATAAAAAAGAGAATCTCACCAAGCTAACACAACTATGAATCAATCATTGGAAATTCGTCTAGAAGCCCCAAGCTTCCAACGCCTTATCTAGAAAGTTCCACTCAAGCCAGTCATAAGCTTTCTTAAGGTCTATTTTAATAATCATAAGTCCCTTCTTTCCTTTGTGATTTCGGACTTTATAGAGTATTTCCTAGACGACCTCTGTATTCTCAATAATCCATCTTCTTTTGAAAAATACCCCTTAATTGGGATAAACAATCTTATCTAACACATTGTTAAGTCTTACTGCTAAAATTTTGACCATGATCTTGTAGACAAAATTGCATAGACTAAGTGATCGAAGctaattgaaattttgatgctgattaattttgaaaataagaaCTAATGGGATGTttgtgaaaatttaaaattttctaggcaagtgaaattttttccttgaataatttttaagaaaataaatttgtgGATCCAGAggaatttgaataatttttaaaaaaataaattcgtGGATCGAGAGGAAAATAAATCTCGTAATGTAGGAAACTGACAAAAAAAGTGAATCCtactaaaaatatatcattctaatcattctaaaattttctaaaattttctgaaaaactgatattacatatttttttaaatataaatttatcctttaattttaatatataaattaatttaattatttaataatatctatagatttattatcatatttaatgaaacattttttcataaataaaaagtaaggtTTAAAAACAACTCCAAACCACACTCAAAGTCTACTAAGTTTATCCATTAAAAACAATgatttcataatataattttgtcaATTACTAATGCAATGTCAAATCATTAAGTATACAATTTTGCTCACAACCGAACTCAAATTCAACAACGATAAAGTGCAAATCATGCATAATGTAATTTTGTCATTACTAATGCAATGCCAAATCATTAAGTATACAATTTTGCTCATGCAACCGTACTCAAATTCAACAACACTAAAgtgcaaataatatatttatcattatcaCCACAATTGAAGATTACATCACTGTTTTTTGTCGCACAAAAATAATCTCTAGTTCACAAACATTGGAAACCCAGAATTGATTGCAAGAATGGGATCAAAAGACACTATAATTACTTTCTCATTCTTATcttgctaaaaataaaaataaaaatttaaaatagcgGAAAAGTgaaagcaattaattaattaatatatggaCACAAACAAAGTCAAGTTAAATGGTCTACAACAACAGCTACCCCAAGATTACATACAAAGGAGAGAACCCAAAATTTcactaaaaatacataaaaaccgATCAATCCCCTTCCAATCTTTTTGATCCATCATATTCCCCTTTGTATCCTCTTCAATATCCAGTCGGGAACTCGCACTTTCCATACTCTGTAAagatagaccaaaaaaaaataataataataataataagcaaaaACAAGTAAATTAGTACAAAAGCGGAAACCCCACCAACAGTAACTTCAAGTTTATACTTTCAAggcaagaaaataattaatttcaccCACTCAACGACGacaaatttccatttttaacTTGCACTTTTATCAATTATCAAGCAAACAAACTTTACCATTTTTTCCAACCCACATGCAATCTTTAAGAGTCAAAATCTACGGCGTGCTTAAATTACTTTCCCATTAAAATTTTCACCTACTTTAACCAACAACAAGCAGACCCACAATCAACACCCAATTAACCCACACCACGTCGGCAAAACACTCTCACCACCATgtgatttcttttcttttctttttttttttttttttgttgacatTTTTCTGACCTAGAGTGCACCATTGCAACCATGTGTCGTGGACCAGAGTCCAGCTCATTGTGTTGTCATCGCCCGCTAAATTCCGCGAATTGCGCGCCATTCGAAGTTTTGGTTCTTACGGTAAATACGACAAAATATATCCgaccaaaaagtcaaaaaaaataaaacacattaTTTTAAACGTGAATGAGGAGTGATAGAATACGTACGAGGTGGTTGAGTGACTACGTATGCCGCTCCGCCGAAGTAACACGTCCCCATTGTACGCCCATTTTTCTGATAATAACTATTGAAAGCAAACGAAGCGTGGGCTTCAAGCGTGTTAGGATCGTAACACGTGGAACCTGGCTGGATCGGATGGCAATCAGCACCTCCCTCACCGCAAGCGAAATCTAGAGCCGCCTGTAGCCTCTCTTTCCCAACCTGTCCATTGGCTACGCACCATGTGCTCCCCGTTAAACTTTTTGAAACCCCGCCGTTACCTTTGACTGGGGCTGCAACATGCTGACCTCCGGTTGCCGGTGCACGAGGGGTATCATGGTAATTTTTCACTCCCTCGACGGTAAACGGAATGTTGTAAACTTTCTGTTCGGTGGGATAAAATAGGCCGTAGTTTCTCTCCGAAGTGGGACCGTTTTTCTGGTTTTCGTTGAAGAGGGCGAACAAATAGACGGTTAGATTTGATTTGGGTCTCAATGGGGTCCCACCGCCGGTGAGAATCCGACGGACAAGGTTGCCATTATAAGCGGCGGCGTTCTCTACACTCGCACCTATCTCATTCTCGTCTCCCTTTGACGGCCAGCCAGTCTCAGTTATGACCACTTCGATATCGTCGTATTTCAGAGCAGACATAGCGGCGAAAACGGCGTCGATTTGGGCGTCAAAGAGGCTAAAGTAACGCAACCCGTTACCCGAATCCACAACACCCGGGTTCTCCCGAAACAGAGCGTAGTCTAAGGAAATGACGTCAGAGTTTGACTCAAAAGCGAAAAATGGATATGCGTTAACCATTAGGTACGACCCGGTTTGACGGAGGAAATCCAACATGGGTTTGAACACGGGTTCAACGAGTTCGGGTCGGAATGACCCGGCTGAAGCAGGGTAGGAGTTTTGGAGAGCACTGAGAGCAATGGGGGATGAGACTTTAATGGCGGAGTCAAGATTGTATTTAACGAGAGCCGAATGGATGTTCTTCATGGCGGGTACTAGAAACTTGGTGGTATTGTGGGGATCCACGAATACTTCATTACCCACCGCAATGGATTCGATTTGGGTAGATGGGTGATAAGCGGCAACATTTTTCTGAACCCATGTGTTGGCGAAAGACTGACGTTTGGCTGCCGAGAACAGAAGCTCGTTGGGTAGATCCACTGTCACTTTGATTCCGGACCCAGACAAGGCTTTGAGAACAGCAGGATCTGTATCGTAGACCTTAACACGCTCTAAACCCTGCGATTTCAGAAGCTGAACCACCTTCCCTGCAGACGGAAGGTTGTTTGCGATTCTTCCATAGTTCACTCCGATTGAACCCGcatctgcaaaaaaaaaaataataataataataaaagttaatgGTAAGAAGAATGCTTTTGCAAATGAGTAAGAAATTAATCAGCATTTAGGTTTACCTGCAAATGCTGAGATGGAAACGAGACCCAGAAAGcataagaaaagagaaaaccGCTCCATGCTCCGGTTCTGAGTAAAACAGAGCATCAGAAGGAaatgaggaggaagaagaagaaaatggagagAAGTTCACGGAAGTACGGAAACGACGAGAAAGTGGGAGTTAGCGTGAAGAAGAGAGAGTGGGAGTAGAGAGTAGCTTTATGGAGGGGggggtagagagagagagagagattgaagaGACCGAGATGGTGAGGAAGAGAAAATAGTGGGGGACCCGTACTGTCAGACATTGACAAGAACAAAagactgagagagagagagaaacagtgcTGAACCGGACCACCTTTCCCACTTGGAGATGGGTATTGGGCAATGTAGCCCAAAAAGGACCCACGTGGCCCACCCCGTTCACGATGTCCCACAAAACTCGACCGTTCCCCCCTCCATTAAAAATACTCATCTCCTTCATCATTCCCAATGAACCACCCAACGTGATTGCTCCACGTATCCTTTAATGCTTAAAGATCAAAACAGAGTTTCATCGAGTGGTGTGCCGTCCATGGGTTGTGTTGGTGGTGCAGCACATGATAGCAAGAAGAGAGAGAGCAATTAGTAAAGTTTGGTGTGAATAATTATTAAGTATGGCAGAGGAATTAtttgatggtggtggtggtgattctttatttatttatttatttttgttttgttttgtaagAGGGTTTTGAACGTTGGGAACAGGAAAAATTAGCTAATTGTTTACGTGGGAAGTTGGAGAAAATGACCAAACTATGCAATCATGTCACCTAATCaaagtgaatttttttaaagtcaATGAGGATGTCTCCTTTAACGTTCATAAATCATGGTACCAACGGATAGTTGTGGGGTATCATTTATCATCGTACTATGCCGATATAATTGACAACCAATATAAGACCATACTCTATTATTTCTCTTATATTTTTCTTccctgtttttttattttcttttttttttttttgggggtacagaaaaagaaaatagaacttGAACCAAACTCTAACAGATGAAATGATAATGTGCTTAGATTCCAACCGAGAAGGTGGTATACTATGGTAATTaatagttaaaatgaaaaataactttacttattattatttaaaattgtataaacATCAATTAACTTAATtgataaatcatttatattttgtatttggcATGTCCGGAGATTAAAACATTTAGATGAGAAAAAATTACTAtaagttataaaataaaatatatatatatatatatatttgaaactaaaaatgattaaatgtgCATAGAAAAAGAATATCACTTTGGTAGAGCGTGATCGTCAAAACTCAAAAGAAAGAGGTTTTTGTGCGCTCTACTGTACCTGAATATCTAGCTGCACGACTAATTGGGTTTGGAGCAGATTGAATGGTGTTAGATCAATGGAATGCATGAGGATTGAAACTTCCTTTCCTGCCATTGTTGAGATTGTAtaggtttttattattattttatttttttgtacagGGATTTCTCTGCAGGGGTGCCAAAAGTAGATCCACATACACAGTGATCTTCTTACATCCAAGTGAAACGGTCCCTTTGTCCGCAACTGCAAGTGTAAAATTTAATACGAATTCTGAATTCAGCTGTTGTGAATTTGTGGTCT
Proteins encoded in this window:
- the LOC107417155 gene encoding glucan endo-1,3-beta-glucosidase 12, with translation MLCFTQNRSMERFSLFLCFLGLVSISAFADAGSIGVNYGRIANNLPSAGKVVQLLKSQGLERVKVYDTDPAVLKALSGSGIKVTVDLPNELLFSAAKRQSFANTWVQKNVAAYHPSTQIESIAVGNEVFVDPHNTTKFLVPAMKNIHSALVKYNLDSAIKVSSPIALSALQNSYPASAGSFRPELVEPVFKPMLDFLRQTGSYLMVNAYPFFAFESNSDVISLDYALFRENPGVVDSGNGLRYFSLFDAQIDAVFAAMSALKYDDIEVVITETGWPSKGDENEIGASVENAAAYNGNLVRRILTGGGTPLRPKSNLTVYLFALFNENQKNGPTSERNYGLFYPTEQKVYNIPFTVEGVKNYHDTPRAPATGGQHVAAPVKGNGGVSKSLTGSTWCVANGQVGKERLQAALDFACGEGGADCHPIQPGSTCYDPNTLEAHASFAFNSYYQKNGRTMGTCYFGGAAYVVTQPPQYGKCEFPTGY